A stretch of DNA from bacterium:
GTGCCCGCCCGCCGCCTTCGCCGAGGACGTCGAGCAGCTCGCCGGCGGCGCGGGCGCTCAGTCCGCCCTTCTCGCGGGCGAGCGGCACCGTCTCGCGCGCCAGCAGCGCGTACAGCGGGAGCAGCTCCGGCGCCCGCCCCCGCAGCGCCGCGACGTGCGCCGCAACCGTGGCGACATCCCCGCGGGCCACCGGCCCGGTGAGCGCCGCCGGGATGCCGAGCCGCCCGATGTTGGCGAGGGTCCCGCGCACCAGCGGCAGCACCGCCCGCAGCGCCTGCCCCCGGTCCGCGCCGAGCGTCCGCAGCAGCCGCGCGGCGTAGTCGAGGAGGGTCACGAGGTAGTTCGACGCCGCGACCGCGCCCGCGTGGTAGAGCGCCGCCGACGCCGGGTCGCCCTTCCACCCCGGCAGGGTCAGCTCGGCGCCGCCGAGCGCCCGGACCAGCGCCCGGACCCGGGTGCGCGCGCCGCGGTCGGCCTCGACGCGAAAGAAGCTCCCCGGGATGCTCGCGACCCCGAGTGCCCGCTCCGGGACCGATTGCAGCGGGTGGACGACGGCGCGCAGCGCCCCGGCCGCGCGCGCCGCTTCCAGCAGGTCCCGGGTGTGCGCGCCGGAGGCGTGGACGACGAGCGAGCCGCGCCGAAAGCCGCCGGCGTGGGCGATGCGCTCGCACAGGCCGCGGATCTCCCGGTCCGGGACCGTGAGCAGCACGATCGCCGCGCGCGCCGCGGCCGCGGCCGGGTCCGCGGTCGGCGTCCCCGCCCCGATGAACCGGACCGCGGAGGCCGCCGAGCGGCGCGTGCGCCCCGCGACCGCTACGACGCGGTAGCCCGCCCGGGCCAGCAGTCTGCCGAGCGCGCCCCCGACGCGCCCCGGACCGATGATCGCGACCGTTTCGCGCTTCATGATGTCGGATTCTCCGGTGCGGGCGCCGGTTCGTCAAGAAACGCCCGCCGCTTCGGCTATGATGCCACCATGGGTGTCGCGGACTCGGGCGAGAAGCGCGCCTGGGAACTGCTCGCGCGCAGCGCCGCTGAGCTGGTCTGCGCCCGCTCCCGGGCGTCGTTCGACGCCGCGACCGGGGCCTACCGGGTCCCGTCCTTCGGGCGCCTCTTCCTCGTCCGCCCCGGGGAGCGCCGGATCGCCGGCCTGGACCCGCGGGGCGCCGCCATCCTCGAGGCGCACGGCGACCTGCTCCGGCTCGCACTGCTCTGGTACCTCGTCCGGGCGGCCGGCGACCGGCCCGCGGACGTGCTCGTGAATCCGGGGCGCCTGCCGGGCGGGGACCTGTTCGCGCGGGGCACCCACGTCCTGCCGCTGGACGCGCTCGCGGCGCGGCACACCAGCCGCCCGGAGAACTTTCTTGCCGCGGGCGGGGCACTCGGCGGCCGCGCGGTGCCCTACGGCGACGCGGCGGTGGAGCTGCCGGCGCTCCCCAAGGTCCCGGTGACGATCATCCTCTGGCGGGCCGACGACGAGTTCCCGGCCCGCGCCGACCTGCTCTTCGACGCCAGCGCCCCGCGCCACCTGCCGACGGACGTCCTCTGGGCGATCGCGATGCTCTCGGTCCAGCTGATGCGCGAGGCGTCCGGGGCCTGACCGCGAGCGCGCCGACCGGCCGGCCGACCGCGCAGTCAGCACGGCAAAGAAAAGCCGTCAGGGCACGAAACGGAGAGGGCGCCGAGACGGGGTCAGATGCAAGGAGCGGTCCCGACGCGGATTCTGAGGCGACCTCGTGGTCGCCGCAGGAAGACGCAAGGGGCGCGACGCGGCAGATGGCCCCGTATCGGCGGCCGTCACTGGTGCTTGAGGCCCCAGCGCTTGCGCTTCTCCCAGAGCGCCTTGCGCGTGATCCCGAGCATCCCCGCGATCTCCTGCTCGCTGCAGGCGCCCTGGTGGGAGAGGATGAACTGCTTGGTGTACTCCTCTATCGAGAGCGTGAACTCCCCCGCGGGCTGCGCCGGCGGCGCCTCGCTCCGGCGCAGGCGCTCCGGCAGGTGCACCGGCAGCACAACCGGCCCGTCCGCGACCAGCACCAGCCGCTCGACGACGTTGCGCAGCTCGCGCACGTTCCCCGGCCACGGGTAGCCCTCGAACAGGCGCAGCGCCTGCGGGTCCAGCGCGAGCGGGCGCCGCCCCAGCTCGGCGGCAAACTGCTCGACGAACCGCCCGACCAGCAGCGGGATGTCCTCGCGCCGCTCGCGCAGGGGCGGCATCCGCAGCGTGATCACGTTGAGCCGGTAGAAGAGGTCCTCGCGGAAACCGCCGCCCGCGACGGCCGAGGCCAGGTCGAGGTTCGTCGCGGCGACGAAGCGCAGGTCCACGCGACGACTCTGCGTCGAGCCCAGCGGCCGGATCTCGCGGTCGTCGATGACCCGCAGCAGCTTCGACTGCAGGCGCGTGTCGAGCTCGCCGATCTCGTCGAGGAAGACCGTGCCGCCGTCCGCCTCCTCGAAGAGGCCGGCCTTGGCCCCGACCGCGCCCGTGAAGGCCCCGCGCTGGTAGCCGAAGAGCTCGGACTCGATGAGGTTCTCCGGGATCGCGCTGCAGTTGATCGGCACGAAGGGTTTCTCGCGCCGCGAGCTCTGCGCGTGGATGGCGCGCGCGAAGAGCTCCTTGCCGGTGCCCGTCTCCCCGAGCAGCAGGACATTGCTGCGCGAGTCGGCGACCTTGCGCACCTCGGCGAGCAGCGCGCGCATCGGGTCGCTCTCGCCGACGATGAGCTCCATGCCGTAGCGCTCGTCGATCTGCTTGCGCAGGATCACGTTCTCGGCCCGCAGGGCGCGCACATGCAGCGCGTTGCGCGCGATGCGCTTGAGCTCCTCGTGGATCACCGGCTTGATGACGTAGTCGTAGGCCCCCGCGCGCAGCGCCCGCACCGCGGTGTCGAGCGTGGCGTAGGCCGTCATCACGATGACGATCTGCGCCGGGTCGCGCTGGCGCGCCTTCTCGAGCAGCTCGATGCCGTCGATCCCCGGGAGGATGATGTCCGTGAGGATGACGTCGAAGGCGCGCTCCTCGATGCGGGGCAGCGCCTCCTCGGCCGAGGCGGCGGCCTCGACCTCGTAGCCCTCGCGCGCGAAGACCCGCTTGAGCGAGTCGCGCAGCGTCGTCTCGTCCTCGATGATGAGCAGCCGCTCGTTCATGGCCTCGGCACCGGCAGGCGGATCTCGAAGGTCGTCCCCGCGCCCCGGGCGCTGTTGATCGTGATCGTCCCGCCGTGCTCCTTGACCGTACCATAGCAGATGCTCAGGCCCAACCCCGTCCCCTTGCCGAGCGGCTTCGTGGTGAAGAACGGGTCGAAGACGCGCTTGACGACCTCGGGCTCGATGCCGCGGCCCGTGTCCGCGACCTCGATCACGACGTCCGCGCCCTGCCGGCGCATCGTCACCCGCAGGTCGCCCCCCTCGGGCATGGCGTCGAGGGCGTTGAGCAGCAGGTTGAGGAAGACCTGCTCCATCTGGTCGGGGTTCACCAGCAGCGCCGGGATCGGCTCGAACTCCGCCTGGTAGCGGATGCGGCGGAAGCGCTTGTCGTAGCGGACCAGCTCGACCGTGCGGTGAAAGATCTCGCGGATGTCGCTCGCGACCTTGCTCCCCGTGGAGATGCGGGCGAAGTCCCCGAGGCTGCGCACGATGCGCGAGATCCGCTCGAGGTGGCCGTTGATCGCGCGCAGCGAGTCGCGCGTGAACTCCCGCCCCTCGGCGCGGTCGGCGTCCACCTCCGCCAGCTCCTGCACGAGCGAGGAGATC
This window harbors:
- a CDS encoding DUF3786 domain-containing protein — its product is MGVADSGEKRAWELLARSAAELVCARSRASFDAATGAYRVPSFGRLFLVRPGERRIAGLDPRGAAILEAHGDLLRLALLWYLVRAAGDRPADVLVNPGRLPGGDLFARGTHVLPLDALAARHTSRPENFLAAGGALGGRAVPYGDAAVELPALPKVPVTIILWRADDEFPARADLLFDASAPRHLPTDVLWAIAMLSVQLMREASGA
- a CDS encoding sigma-54 dependent transcriptional regulator; translation: MNERLLIIEDETTLRDSLKRVFAREGYEVEAAASAEEALPRIEERAFDVILTDIILPGIDGIELLEKARQRDPAQIVIVMTAYATLDTAVRALRAGAYDYVIKPVIHEELKRIARNALHVRALRAENVILRKQIDERYGMELIVGESDPMRALLAEVRKVADSRSNVLLLGETGTGKELFARAIHAQSSRREKPFVPINCSAIPENLIESELFGYQRGAFTGAVGAKAGLFEEADGGTVFLDEIGELDTRLQSKLLRVIDDREIRPLGSTQSRRVDLRFVAATNLDLASAVAGGGFREDLFYRLNVITLRMPPLRERREDIPLLVGRFVEQFAAELGRRPLALDPQALRLFEGYPWPGNVRELRNVVERLVLVADGPVVLPVHLPERLRRSEAPPAQPAGEFTLSIEEYTKQFILSHQGACSEQEIAGMLGITRKALWEKRKRWGLKHQ
- a CDS encoding Rossmann-like and DUF2520 domain-containing protein, whose amino-acid sequence is MKRETVAIIGPGRVGGALGRLLARAGYRVVAVAGRTRRSAASAVRFIGAGTPTADPAAAAARAAIVLLTVPDREIRGLCERIAHAGGFRRGSLVVHASGAHTRDLLEAARAAGALRAVVHPLQSVPERALGVASIPGSFFRVEADRGARTRVRALVRALGGAELTLPGWKGDPASAALYHAGAVAASNYLVTLLDYAARLLRTLGADRGQALRAVLPLVRGTLANIGRLGIPAALTGPVARGDVATVAAHVAALRGRAPELLPLYALLARETVPLAREKGGLSARAAGELLDVLGEGGGRA